The following coding sequences are from one Kogia breviceps isolate mKogBre1 chromosome X, mKogBre1 haplotype 1, whole genome shotgun sequence window:
- the RIPPLY1 gene encoding protein ripply1, which produces MDPAACGPAPASAPALARGPLALPGLGNPSPLLSFGQEVDRSERGACLWRPWLSSTNDLPRQVRKPVDLAAGGATGAEVTKVDSEFHHPVRLFWPKSRSFDYLYSDGEILLQNFPVQATINLYEDSASEEEDDEEEEGKEQEEEEADEKGPEGLLSQHLKLMLPVFECVMLSNPSVALILHLECFSTFVSDKLPCIQKD; this is translated from the exons ATGGACCCTGCTGCTTGTGGCCCAGCCCCGGCCTCAGCTCCAGCCCTAGCACGAGGCCCCCTGGCGCTCCCTGGCCTGGGAAACCCATCGCCCCTTCTCTCTTTTGGACAAGAAGTAGACAGAAGTGAACG AGGAGCTTGTCTTTGGAGACCCTGGCTGTCCTCTACAAATGACCTCCCAAGGCAGGTGAGGAAACCTGTGGATTTG GCTGCCGGTGGGGCAACAGGTGCCGAGGTCACCAAGGTTGACTCTGAGTTCCATCACCCTGTCAG GCTCTTCTGGCCTAAATCCCGTTCCTTTGACTACCTGTACAGTGATGGGGAGATTTTACTGCAGAACTTCCCTGTCCAGGCAACCATCAACCTCTATGAGGACTCAGCCAGCGAGGAGGAGGACgatgaggaagaggaaggcaaagagcaggaggaggaggaagcagatgAAAAAGGGCCAGAAGG ACTCCTATCTCAACACTTGAAGCTCATGCTGCCTGTCTTTGAATGTGTCATGCTTTCTAATCCTTCTGTGGCTTTAATCCTCCATCTGGAATGCTTTTCCACTTTTGTATCTGATAAGCTCCCATGCATCCAGAAGGACTAG